The Candidatus Hydrogenisulfobacillus filiaventi sequence GGGCAGGTTGGCCTGTTCCGCGCTCATGCGGCCCACGTCCTTGGCCAGCTGCCGGCCGACCACCTCGTCACCCAGGTGGGCGATCATGCCCAGCTTGGGCACGGTGACCGCAGCCGCGTCGCCGACTGCGAACACGTTGGGGTACTTGGGGTTCCGCATGTACAGGTCGGTCAGCACGAAGCCCACATCGTCGCTGATGGGCAGGCCCTTCAGGAAGTCGTGGGGGACCCAGTCAGGCAGGACGATCTTGAGCTCGGCCTCGACGCTGGCGCCGCTCTCGAACTCGATGCCGTCGGCAGTGATGCGCTTAATGTCGTGGGTCTTATTCAGGTAGTGGTAGCCCATCGCGGCGGCGGCGTTCAGTAGCTCGCTCACCACCCGCGGGCCCGCGTCCTCCGCGATGACCTCGGCCGGGGTGAACACGGTCACCTTGTCCGGACCGCCCATGCCGTGCTGCTTGAGCCAGGTGCCCATGGAGAGGGTGAGCTCCACCGGCGGGCCTTCGCAGGCGGCCTCCGCCATCGGCACCAGGTCCTTGGTCATGGTGCCCTGGTGGAAGCGGGCGGAGCCGATCGCCACCGGGCCGCCCTTATATTCGTTCCAGAGGTAGCGGCGCAGACGGTTGGCGTAGTAGGTGTCGGAAACGGCGTGGCCGTACTCGGCGAAGCCTTCGATCTTGTCGTATGCCAACCGCGCCCCCACCGCCACCACCACGTAGTCGTAGTGGATGCGCTCGGGAGCCGCGCCCGGCCGCTCCGTGGGCACGTACTCGACGGTCTGCGTCTCCACGTCGAGGCTCTTGACCTCAGCCTGAATAAAGGTGATGTTGTCCTCCACCAGGGCCGGGGCCAGGGGCATGTGCAGCGAAAGCGTGGGGTCGTGGTTCTCGAAAACCTCTTCCGGAAGGTTGGGGACGAACAACAGATAGGGCTTGCGGTCGATCACCGTAATGTCGACGGCGTCTTGCGCATACTGGCGGATCTTCTGGGCTGCGCCGAGTCCGGCGAAGTTCCCGCCCAGAACCAGCACATGCGGCTTGGACATCTGGCAGCTGCCTCCCTTGGGGATCCCGCCCCGGCCGGCCGCTCCGCCCCCGCCGTCCGCCGGCGGATCGCCGGCGGACAACAGACGTGGCCGCCGCCTGCATGCGCGGTAAGCGGCGCCGGTCCGGCCTGCCCGGGTATGCCCCCGAACTGCCCTTCGCGCCGCCAAGGAGTTCTGCCCTACCGGTCGGGCACAACCGGCAGGGGAACATACCTCCCCACACCCTGCCCGCTTGATCCGCCTTTCCGAATTGCCGGACAAGCTCCACACGATGCGGGCGGCGCGTTAACCCGATTATAGCGCCTGACCATGGTATGGGCAATCCGGACTGATTCCTATGATATTCGCATCCCCAACTTAAATCTTTCCGGGATTTTCTCCGCGTTCCTCATTGAGGTGACTGCACGTATAAACGGAGGCCGGCGACTGATGGCACCGGTTCATGAACCGAATGGTCTAGTTCCCGCACCTTGGGTTTTGTATACACGCCAGGGGTTGTCGTTATTTTTTCATCTGCCGTGCAGACTACCGGTCCGGACGGCCAGGTACCCGACACGGTATCCGGAGGAGCGGCGCAGGCCCGGCGCCGGCTGGTGTACGGGGGGGCGACACACAGCCGGCAGCCGGGCCCGATACAGGGTATACGCCGGTCGGCCGCTGCTATGCGCCGGACACCTCGGTCAGCGGCACCGGGCGGCCCTGCCGCGCGGCCCGCGTCACCGCCTGAATCAGGGCCACCCCTTCCAGGGTGGTGTCCGCCCCTAGTACCGGCGGCCGACCCTCCTGCACCGCCTCCACAAAGTCCGCCAGCGCATCCCACTGGCCCTGCCACCCGCTGCGGGCGGGCAGGCCCGCCATCTCCTGGCGCACCGTCTCCTCGTCGTCGCCCGGCACCCGCCAGGCCTCCAGTTCCTGCAGGTTGGGTCCCACCACCGCCGCCCCTTCGCTCCCGATGACGGTCAGCCGTTCCCCGGCCGCCACGCGGGCGGCCGCGGTGGTAAAGGCCAGGGTGGCCAGGGCCCCCGAGCGGAAACGTACGGCCGCGGTCAGACTGTCCGGAACCGGCAGCGCATGCGCCAGGGTGGCACCGAGGGCCGTAACCTGTGCGGCCGGGCCGAACAACCCGATGAGGAGGTCGAAGAAGTGCACAGCCTGCGTGAGGTGCACCCCGCCGCCGGCCTCGACACTGGCCCGCCAGGGCGCCTCCTGGTAATAGGAAAGCGGCCGCGGCCAGACCCCCACCGCCTCCCCCAGCAGCAGCCGGCCCAGCCGGCCTTCCCCTGCTGCCTGCAGCAGCCGCTGGACGGGGGGGAGCAGGCGGGGATGGTGGCTGACGGCCAAGGCCAGGCCCCGCCGTGCGGCCAGTTCCACTAGGCGGGCGGCCTCCCCGTAATCGAGGGCCAGGGGCGGCTCCACCAGGACCGGCCGGCCGGCTTCGAGCGCTGCCGCCGCCAAAGGGGCGTGGGTACCGGTGGGGGTGGCTACCACCACCGCCTGCACCGCCGGGTCCGCCAGGAGCCCCTCCAGGGAAGCGTAGGCCGGCACCTCAAACGCCAACGCCGCGGCGCGGGCCCGCTCGGGATCCGCATCCGCTGCCCCGGCCAGCCGGGCCTGCGGCAGGTGCACCAGGGCCTGCAGGTACCGCTGCCCTTCCTTGCCGCACCCTACCAGGCCCAATCCTAACCGTTCCATCAGGTTCGCCTCGCTTCGCCGCCCCTGCGCGCGGAGGCCGGATGCGACCCCCACAAGTGCCGCCAGGGGGCAGACGACCCGGCCGACGAGCGCCGTCAGGCGCGGCGGGTTGATTATAGCACGGGCGCCGGTCCCGCCGCGGCCCCGCCAATGCGTGGACTCTGACACGGACTTGACATAAGCTAGGAAAGGGGAGGCGCCGGCCGCCGCCGGCAGCCAAATCGTGGTATAACAGTGAACGCGCCGGCTCCGGGTCCCGCCTGCGTCACCTGGCGCAGGCCCACGATGTTCCCGCATAGGGTTTCCGGAACCGCTGCGCGGGAAGCGACGCAAGACAGGGGGATATCTTCCCATGGCGATTCGCATCGACCAGCATTCAGACCGCAGCTGGGTCTATCTTCGCCTCACCGCCGAGGACGAACCGGCCCCGGTCTGGGACCCGGCGGCCCCGCAGGCCGCGGGACCGGATCCAGCGGCCGTGATCGCCGTCCAGCGGGAAGCGATGGAACGGATTGCCGCTGAAGACCCGCGCCCGCCGGAAGTGCTCTGGCCGCTGCTCGCCCGACGGGCGGTGCGCCGCATGCCCGTCCCCAACGGGGACAACGGGGTCCGGGTCATTACCACCCACAACCTCTCCCTGGTCTGGCCCTGAATCCCTGCTGCCGGAAAGGAGGCCTCGCGTGGAGCCTCGAACCCGGCTGCCCGGCCCGCTACGCCTGGCAGCCATCCCCGGCCTGCCGGCTGCTATCCTGCGGCGTGCCGGCGTGCTGTGGGCGGCCCTGGTCAGCGTAGCCGCGCTGGAGTCGGCTTTCTTCGGTCTGGGCGCTGCCTTGAGCCCGGCGGCGGGCGCGGGCGGGACCCCCACCCTCCGCTTAGCCGTCGGGGCGGTGTGGCTGGTGCTGGCGGTGCCGCCGGCGTTGGGGAGCACCGCCTATGCCTTCATCCGCCTGCTCGCCCCCGGCACCCCATCCCCGGCCCTGCGCGGGCAGGCCGCCTTGGGGCTATTCTATGGCCTGCTCCTGTTCACGGTGACGCGAGCGGCCCTGCTTGTCGGCCAGGGGCTTATCGCCCTGCTGAGCGTCCTGCTCGGCCCCGGCGGCGCCGTCCTCATCCTGGCCGGGGATGCCATCCTGCTGGGCATGGCCTGGGCAGCCGCCGCCTTCGC is a genomic window containing:
- a CDS encoding NADH dehydrogenase, translated to MSKPHVLVLGGNFAGLGAAQKIRQYAQDAVDITVIDRKPYLLFVPNLPEEVFENHDPTLSLHMPLAPALVEDNITFIQAEVKSLDVETQTVEYVPTERPGAAPERIHYDYVVVAVGARLAYDKIEGFAEYGHAVSDTYYANRLRRYLWNEYKGGPVAIGSARFHQGTMTKDLVPMAEAACEGPPVELTLSMGTWLKQHGMGGPDKVTVFTPAEVIAEDAGPRVVSELLNAAAAMGYHYLNKTHDIKRITADGIEFESGASVEAELKIVLPDWVPHDFLKGLPISDDVGFVLTDLYMRNPKYPNVFAVGDAAAVTVPKLGMIAHLGDEVVGRQLAKDVGRMSAEQANLPLKPVINCIGSMGDNQAFYINSDAWFGGSKQVLKMGHIPFLLKMQYKELFFRTKGKTPEWGWQVSEFLAEKLFG
- a CDS encoding Gfo/Idh/MocA family oxidoreductase, with protein sequence MERLGLGLVGCGKEGQRYLQALVHLPQARLAGAADADPERARAAALAFEVPAYASLEGLLADPAVQAVVVATPTGTHAPLAAAALEAGRPVLVEPPLALDYGEAARLVELAARRGLALAVSHHPRLLPPVQRLLQAAGEGRLGRLLLGEAVGVWPRPLSYYQEAPWRASVEAGGGVHLTQAVHFFDLLIGLFGPAAQVTALGATLAHALPVPDSLTAAVRFRSGALATLAFTTAAARVAAGERLTVIGSEGAAVVGPNLQELEAWRVPGDDEETVRQEMAGLPARSGWQGQWDALADFVEAVQEGRPPVLGADTTLEGVALIQAVTRAARQGRPVPLTEVSGA
- a CDS encoding conserved protein of unknown function (Evidence 4 : Unknown function but conserved in other organisms), yielding MAIRIDQHSDRSWVYLRLTAEDEPAPVWDPAAPQAAGPDPAAVIAVQREAMERIAAEDPRPPEVLWPLLARRAVRRMPVPNGDNGVRVITTHNLSLVWP
- a CDS encoding membrane protein of unknown function (Evidence 5 : Unknown function), which codes for MEPRTRLPGPLRLAAIPGLPAAILRRAGVLWAALVSVAALESAFFGLGAALSPAAGAGGTPTLRLAVGAVWLVLAVPPALGSTAYAFIRLLAPGTPSPALRGQAALGLFYGLLLFTVTRAALLVGQGLIALLSVLLGPGGAVLILAGDAILLGMAWAAAAFAAGSAAGFWRPGPGGLGLVVHGLTGLARSGNWMRSLPALLFTGLALALWPGPGRPGGFLLWLVIPAAAAAFELACWLEAARPN